In the genome of Gloeotrichia echinulata CP02, one region contains:
- a CDS encoding riboflavin synthase, translated as MFTGLIQGLGTIRPLGGDSWQITCVGQSPEAIMHDLAYGDSVAVDGVCLTVEEILKDGFIATASPETLRRTTLSREENQQKYVNLETSLRVGGKVGGHFVMGHVDGLGRMLSAEQTATSWEMTFTASEAIARYIVPKGSIAVNGISLTVAAYQPDNCQFTVAVIPLTYAETNLNYLVSGNWVNLEGDILGKYVEKFLSPGNRNHKNGDDIYSDDITPTFLIEHGYF; from the coding sequence GTGTTTACAGGACTAATCCAAGGCTTAGGAACAATCAGACCCCTAGGGGGAGATTCTTGGCAAATTACTTGTGTAGGTCAGTCACCAGAGGCAATTATGCACGATCTGGCTTATGGCGATAGTGTTGCAGTAGATGGCGTTTGCCTCACAGTGGAAGAAATTTTAAAAGACGGATTTATTGCCACTGCATCACCAGAAACCCTGCGCCGTACCACCCTCTCAAGAGAGGAAAACCAACAAAAATATGTCAACCTAGAAACGTCATTGCGGGTGGGTGGCAAAGTAGGCGGTCATTTTGTCATGGGACATGTAGACGGCCTTGGGCGAATGCTAAGTGCAGAACAAACGGCTACTTCTTGGGAAATGACCTTTACAGCATCTGAAGCGATCGCCCGGTACATTGTCCCTAAAGGTAGCATTGCCGTCAACGGCATAAGTCTCACAGTGGCTGCATATCAGCCTGATAACTGCCAGTTTACCGTAGCGGTAATTCCCCTCACCTATGCCGAGACAAATCTCAACTATTTAGTCTCTGGTAACTGGGTAAATCTAGAAGGAGATATTCTCGGCAAATATGTCGAAAAATTCCTCTCTCCTGGCAACCGCAACCACAAAAATGGCGATGACATCTATTCTGATGATATTACACCCACTTTCTTAATAGAACACGGGTATTTTTGA
- a CDS encoding peptidoglycan DD-metalloendopeptidase family protein, with protein MTQPNNSAHNPLPRMKTKRFARSLPAQSICWLSSLSLLGSGFVVAQTETSIDNIVPTIENSQPTQPAVITNPVKKETAEPEVTRIEPEFIERRVRLRKRLRPEAVAESTEPVRQSRRKTQDSELIRSIRRSRPQVEVETAREEKPKPEVSQPRASRREEKAEPEVTTSTPVRALPEKLPEVAQPANNSNTANSATEEKTKDYNNAYIDPTDYNAAATGSYQAPNSVVVTERSSGCRTILGAGQGVSTGFCAKTPETPSRNQRVADGDNKPAPNWLRRSQNADLAIVPRVRHQASGENNRHWRNPLPVASSDTPTSQNNRHWRRPLAAASNNTNQRWRPSRVASSDVPSSGFRSNRFIPHPSEFSPTRISATPIPSIGGTLPAPMADGNVAPRPSTVAYDFPLASTLPQIPYSGTVAYAGNGMMFPLSIPAPITSLFGWRIHPITGDRRFHSGTDLGAPMGTPVLAAAKGQVEIADWVGGYGLTVIINHTGAQQTLYGHMSELFVQPGQWVNPGTVIGRVGSTGNSTGPHLHFEVRNLTQNGWVATDPGTQLQASMSQLVQVLRTAQVPQQPGS; from the coding sequence ATGACGCAGCCGAATAACTCTGCCCATAATCCTTTGCCAAGAATGAAGACAAAACGCTTTGCGCGATCGCTCCCAGCACAGAGTATCTGTTGGTTGAGTAGCTTGAGCCTCCTCGGTAGTGGCTTCGTGGTTGCTCAAACGGAAACATCTATAGACAACATTGTTCCTACTATTGAAAATTCTCAGCCAACCCAGCCAGCAGTTATTACAAATCCAGTTAAAAAAGAGACTGCAGAACCGGAAGTAACTAGAATAGAACCAGAATTTATCGAACGGCGCGTCAGACTCAGAAAGAGACTACGCCCAGAAGCTGTAGCTGAATCAACAGAGCCGGTGAGACAGTCTAGACGCAAAACCCAGGATTCTGAGCTAATTAGGTCTATCAGACGCTCAAGACCCCAGGTAGAAGTAGAAACGGCTAGAGAGGAAAAACCCAAACCAGAAGTTTCCCAGCCTAGAGCCAGCCGCAGAGAGGAAAAAGCCGAACCAGAAGTAACCACATCTACTCCTGTTCGCGCTTTACCAGAAAAATTACCAGAAGTTGCCCAACCTGCAAACAACTCGAACACTGCGAACAGCGCCACGGAAGAAAAAACCAAGGATTACAATAACGCCTATATTGACCCTACAGATTACAATGCTGCTGCCACAGGTAGCTATCAAGCACCAAATTCTGTGGTAGTCACAGAACGCTCTAGTGGTTGTCGTACCATTTTAGGGGCTGGACAAGGTGTATCAACCGGTTTTTGTGCCAAAACACCCGAAACCCCCTCTCGCAATCAGCGTGTAGCTGATGGCGACAATAAACCAGCACCTAATTGGCTCAGAAGAAGTCAAAATGCTGATTTAGCAATCGTTCCACGAGTCCGACACCAAGCAAGTGGTGAAAACAACAGACACTGGCGTAATCCCCTACCTGTTGCTAGTAGTGACACCCCAACTAGTCAAAACAATAGACACTGGCGTAGACCCCTAGCGGCTGCTAGCAATAACACCAACCAGAGATGGCGTCCCAGTCGCGTTGCTTCTAGTGATGTCCCCAGCAGCGGATTTCGCTCGAATCGGTTTATCCCTCACCCCAGCGAATTCTCCCCCACGAGAATTAGTGCCACACCAATTCCGTCTATTGGTGGTACTTTACCCGCACCAATGGCTGATGGTAACGTCGCACCCCGCCCCAGCACAGTAGCTTACGACTTCCCACTGGCGTCAACATTGCCGCAAATCCCCTATAGTGGGACGGTGGCTTATGCTGGCAACGGAATGATGTTCCCCTTGTCAATCCCCGCACCAATTACTTCCTTATTCGGTTGGCGGATTCATCCCATCACAGGCGATCGCCGCTTCCACTCCGGTACAGATTTGGGTGCGCCGATGGGGACACCAGTTTTAGCCGCCGCTAAAGGTCAAGTAGAAATTGCTGATTGGGTAGGAGGCTATGGTTTAACTGTCATCATCAACCACACCGGAGCGCAACAAACTCTCTACGGTCACATGTCAGAACTGTTTGTGCAACCCGGTCAGTGGGTAAATCCAGGAACTGTCATCGGGCGAGTTGGTAGCACCGGTAATTCCACAGGACCACACCTGCACTTTGAAGTCCGCAACCTGACACAAAATGGATGGGTGGCTACTGACCCAGGTACCCAATTACAGGCGTCCATGAGTCAGTTGGTTCAAGTCTTACGCACCGCCCAAGTCCCCCAACAACCAGGTAGCTAA
- the csaB gene encoding polysaccharide pyruvyl transferase CsaB has product MRALLSGYYGKGNGGDEALLATLLQMLPPYVTPVVLSGNPEQTSDRYGVESYNRMAFLPVLQAMRSSDAFIWGGGSLIQDVTSTISPFYYGGLMTLAQKMGLKTVAWAQGIGPVKHSVTRWLARQNFAGCTKVSVRDRASAGLLSDWQIPCILAPDPVWALASSPVPQLEDLPTPRVAVTLRSHPQLTETRLANLTRALVDFQASTQSFIILLPFQKSEDLNIAQAIQPHLAGVSQIICLEDPQVLKGVYRGVTMAIGMRLHSLIMAAAEGCRCFALSYDPKVNRLMEDLQIPGWDLASLPDDPNLISQAWIEYYVNGAPLASEKIQSLVNGALMHREVLYAALTE; this is encoded by the coding sequence ATGCGGGCGTTATTGTCTGGGTATTACGGTAAGGGTAATGGTGGTGATGAAGCTTTGTTGGCAACGCTTTTGCAGATGCTACCACCTTATGTGACGCCGGTGGTTCTTTCGGGTAATCCAGAGCAAACGAGCGATCGCTATGGTGTGGAATCCTACAATCGTATGGCTTTTTTACCTGTCCTGCAAGCAATGCGATCAAGTGATGCTTTCATCTGGGGTGGTGGGAGTTTAATTCAAGATGTTACTAGCACCATCAGCCCTTTTTATTATGGGGGACTGATGACACTGGCTCAGAAAATGGGTTTGAAAACTGTTGCTTGGGCGCAGGGTATTGGTCCTGTGAAGCATTCTGTGACTCGTTGGTTAGCGCGGCAAAATTTTGCTGGTTGTACTAAAGTTAGTGTACGCGATCGCGCTAGTGCTGGTTTGTTATCCGATTGGCAAATTCCTTGTATTCTTGCGCCTGACCCGGTTTGGGCTTTAGCATCTAGTCCAGTACCGCAACTTGAGGATTTACCTACGCCTAGAGTGGCTGTGACTTTGCGATCGCATCCCCAATTAACGGAAACTCGTTTAGCAAATCTCACCCGTGCTTTGGTAGATTTTCAAGCAAGCACCCAATCTTTCATTATACTATTACCTTTTCAAAAAAGCGAAGATTTAAATATTGCCCAAGCAATTCAACCACATTTAGCCGGTGTCAGTCAAATTATTTGTTTGGAAGATCCGCAAGTTTTAAAAGGTGTGTATCGTGGCGTTACAATGGCAATTGGGATGCGGTTACACAGCTTGATTATGGCAGCGGCTGAAGGTTGTCGTTGTTTTGCTCTCAGTTATGATCCCAAGGTAAATCGCCTGATGGAAGATTTGCAAATACCTGGGTGGGATTTAGCGAGTTTACCAGATGACCCTAATTTAATTAGTCAAGCTTGGATTGAGTATTATGTCAATGGTGCCCCGCTGGCGTCTGAGAAAATACAATCTTTGGTGAATGGTGCCCTGATGCATCGTGAAGTTTTGTATGCAGCGTTAACTGAGTAG
- a CDS encoding type II toxin-antitoxin system prevent-host-death family antitoxin, translating to MSEQYSIEQIPVNLNKIIQKIAQGEQIEITQQGRQIAVIISSAEYEKLLNQNMSFWECIERFRQEYNVESAEINPDEIFALVRDKSSGREVIF from the coding sequence ATGTCTGAGCAATACTCTATCGAACAAATTCCTGTCAACTTAAACAAAATTATTCAGAAAATTGCACAAGGTGAACAAATCGAAATTACCCAGCAAGGTAGACAGATTGCCGTAATTATTTCCAGCGCTGAATATGAAAAATTATTGAATCAAAACATGAGTTTTTGGGAATGTATAGAACGATTTCGCCAAGAATATAATGTCGAGTCCGCAGAGATTAACCCTGATGAAATTTTTGCTCTTGTGCGGGATAAATCATCCGGCCGTGAGGTGATTTTTTGA
- a CDS encoding biotin--[acetyl-CoA-carboxylase] ligase: MGFDQQKLAVALNPGREYTYLPFSLHIFDSVASTSQTLWSLLDQGAETGSVVIATQQTAGRGQWGRQWISATGGLYLSVAIAPKLEANNSYQLTFASAWGIAAQLQKCGVSVGIKWPNDLVLNGRKLGGILTETKVHKGQITQAVIGVGINWANPVPETGINLESWQASQDTRPISCLEMLTSAVLLGIESGIECLFQTGVSTLLSRYANLLTNMGDTVEVNNLSGTIVGVTSEGNLRVSSKHYDATALKTQEFYVEPGTISLGYRRSSVEL; this comes from the coding sequence GTGGGATTTGATCAGCAAAAATTAGCAGTAGCCCTGAACCCAGGGCGAGAGTATACATATTTACCATTTTCTCTACACATTTTTGACAGTGTAGCCTCTACTAGCCAAACCCTGTGGAGCTTGCTAGACCAAGGGGCAGAAACAGGAAGTGTAGTCATCGCTACTCAGCAGACTGCTGGGCGGGGACAATGGGGACGACAATGGATTTCGGCTACTGGCGGATTATATCTTTCTGTAGCAATTGCACCCAAACTAGAGGCTAACAACAGTTATCAGCTAACATTCGCCAGTGCTTGGGGAATTGCTGCCCAATTGCAAAAATGTGGCGTAAGTGTTGGAATTAAATGGCCGAATGATTTAGTCTTGAATGGTCGCAAGCTTGGCGGCATTTTGACGGAAACTAAAGTCCACAAAGGACAAATCACCCAAGCAGTAATTGGAGTTGGGATTAACTGGGCTAACCCAGTCCCCGAAACCGGAATCAATCTGGAATCTTGGCAAGCTTCCCAGGATACAAGACCGATTTCTTGCCTGGAAATGCTAACCTCCGCCGTTTTACTGGGGATAGAATCCGGTATTGAGTGCCTTTTTCAAACAGGAGTCAGCACACTCTTGTCCCGATATGCAAATTTACTGACGAACATGGGTGATACAGTAGAGGTCAATAATCTTTCAGGGACGATAGTTGGCGTCACTTCTGAAGGTAATTTACGAGTTAGTAGCAAACATTATGATGCAACAGCACTAAAAACACAAGAATTTTACGTAGAACCCGGTACAATCAGTTTGGGATATCGTCGATCTTCTGTTGAACTTTGA
- a CDS encoding aldo/keto reductase, whose amino-acid sequence MQYRRFGKTNLRLSVFSLGTMRYLADAKNASKTIETALALGINHIETARGYGKSEEYFGEALKAGLSVPRTRLHITTKIPPTQDADTMRRYIDESLVRLKLDYLDCLGIHGLNTWEHLDWVQAQGGCMQAVQEAVTDGRVRHVGFSTHGSLELIQAAINTDLFEFVNLHYYYFFQRHAPAIQLAVEKDMGVFIISPADKGGKLYTPPETLKELCEPFSPLELNYRFLLSDSRITTLSVGPAKPDELIAPLRVADSDGELTLEEIAAFQRLENQQKIALKTDKCSQCYACLPCPENINIPEVLRLRNLAIAYDMTDYGQYRYGMFENAGHWFGGMKGNRCTECGECLPRCPEKLEIPALLQDTHERLNGKAGRRLWG is encoded by the coding sequence ATGCAATACCGACGTTTTGGGAAAACTAATTTACGCCTTTCTGTTTTTTCTTTGGGAACAATGCGTTACTTAGCCGATGCAAAAAATGCTTCCAAAACTATCGAAACAGCTTTGGCGCTAGGAATTAATCACATAGAAACTGCGCGAGGTTACGGTAAAAGTGAGGAGTATTTTGGTGAAGCGCTAAAAGCTGGTTTATCAGTACCTCGAACCAGGCTTCACATTACTACAAAAATCCCTCCCACGCAGGATGCTGACACCATGCGCCGCTACATTGATGAATCCCTGGTAAGATTAAAGCTAGATTATTTAGATTGCTTGGGAATTCATGGCTTGAACACGTGGGAACACCTCGACTGGGTACAAGCTCAAGGTGGTTGTATGCAAGCTGTGCAAGAAGCTGTTACTGATGGCCGGGTGCGACATGTAGGTTTTTCCACCCACGGCTCATTAGAACTAATTCAGGCGGCTATCAATACAGATTTATTTGAATTTGTCAATCTGCATTATTACTATTTTTTCCAACGCCATGCACCAGCGATTCAGCTAGCAGTCGAGAAAGATATGGGCGTTTTCATCATTTCTCCTGCTGATAAGGGAGGAAAGCTGTACACCCCACCCGAAACATTAAAAGAGTTGTGTGAGCCATTTTCACCTTTAGAGTTAAATTATCGATTTTTGCTGAGTGATAGCCGCATTACTACCTTAAGTGTTGGACCTGCAAAGCCAGATGAATTAATCGCACCTCTGCGGGTTGCTGATAGTGATGGTGAATTAACTTTAGAGGAGATTGCGGCTTTTCAACGTTTAGAAAATCAGCAAAAAATAGCGTTAAAAACTGATAAATGTAGCCAGTGTTATGCTTGTTTACCTTGTCCAGAAAACATCAATATTCCAGAGGTATTGCGGTTACGTAATCTGGCAATAGCTTATGATATGACTGATTATGGACAATATCGTTACGGCATGTTTGAAAATGCTGGTCATTGGTTTGGTGGTATGAAGGGTAATCGGTGTACAGAATGCGGCGAATGTTTACCCAGGTGTCCAGAGAAATTAGAAATTCCCGCTTTATTGCAAGATACCCATGAGAGATTGAATGGGAAAGCTGGGAGGAGATTGTGGGGGTAA
- a CDS encoding tetratricopeptide repeat protein, translated as MIKIRKYLKKLLLSLLKGAFVRNKTFSVKSLLVKTLRKLFSTQERRQLWTKLNEQVVEFMKQSGYEDQARPIAESALELARLIGEPLLVSNSLSNLATINYNSAVFFSNNAAKYGHIFNMEPIYKRAAQMHWEALIINSSWLGNDSLEVAIVAGNLANILVIMEHYDLAEMCYKEVLRIKQKELDPHHHSLVKSLNNLVMFYELRGQYDKANKLRSEGLNFAAKDTWLPKNLF; from the coding sequence ATGATTAAAATCAGAAAATACCTAAAGAAACTATTGCTTTCATTACTAAAAGGGGCTTTTGTTCGGAATAAAACATTTTCAGTTAAATCTTTGCTAGTTAAGACTCTTAGGAAACTTTTCAGCACGCAAGAAAGGAGACAGTTGTGGACAAAATTAAATGAGCAAGTCGTTGAATTTATGAAACAATCTGGATATGAAGATCAGGCTAGACCAATTGCAGAATCTGCACTAGAATTAGCCAGATTGATTGGTGAACCACTGTTAGTGTCAAACTCGTTGAGTAATTTAGCAACAATAAATTATAATTCAGCGGTCTTTTTCTCCAATAATGCAGCAAAATATGGACATATTTTCAATATGGAGCCTATTTATAAAAGAGCAGCACAAATGCATTGGGAAGCATTAATAATCAATAGTAGTTGGTTAGGAAATGACAGTTTAGAAGTTGCAATAGTTGCTGGTAATTTAGCAAACATTTTGGTTATAATGGAACATTATGATTTAGCAGAGATGTGCTATAAAGAAGTTCTACGAATAAAACAAAAAGAACTTGATCCACATCATCATTCTTTGGTGAAAAGTTTAAATAATTTAGTGATGTTTTACGAATTGAGAGGTCAATATGATAAGGCGAATAAATTAAGGAGTGAGGGACTAAATTTTGCTGCCAAGGATACTTGGCTACCAAAGAACCTATTTTAG
- a CDS encoding bifunctional nuclease family protein yields the protein MIEMRVAGIALDAITRSPIVLLKDASDRRALPIYIGQEQARAIAGALENQKPPRPLTHDLIVNILETWNLTLEKVVIHSLQKDTFYAALIVQQGEVKKEIDARPSDAIAVALRTNTPIWVMEEVIADASIPVDRDADEAEQEAFREFLSNIRPEDLIKRFGNGES from the coding sequence ATGATTGAAATGAGAGTCGCTGGCATAGCATTAGATGCCATAACCCGCAGTCCGATTGTACTTTTAAAAGATGCTTCAGATCGTCGCGCTTTGCCAATTTATATCGGTCAAGAACAGGCCAGGGCAATTGCGGGAGCATTGGAAAATCAGAAGCCGCCCAGACCCTTAACTCACGACCTGATTGTGAATATTCTGGAGACTTGGAACTTAACTCTGGAGAAAGTTGTGATTCATTCCTTGCAAAAAGATACATTTTATGCAGCTTTGATTGTCCAGCAGGGTGAAGTGAAAAAAGAAATTGACGCACGTCCTAGCGATGCGATCGCTGTGGCACTACGTACAAATACCCCTATTTGGGTAATGGAAGAAGTAATTGCTGATGCTTCGATCCCCGTTGATCGCGACGCTGATGAAGCAGAACAGGAAGCCTTCCGCGAATTTCTTTCTAATATCCGTCCCGAGGATTTAATCAAGCGCTTTGGTAATGGCGAAAGTTAG
- the pgeF gene encoding peptidoglycan editing factor PgeF, producing the protein MHTWNWRNWEELPYLTCSILDGWEHGFFTQQFWPRLPTDLTKVLQPDALVYRLKQVHGNTVLTPQEIDTQLSNLGDEVELASADGLITEQPLQAVWVASADCTPVLIGDVKTGQVSAIHAGWRGTAKKIVPLAIARLQAQGSKLEDLRIAMGPAIAGVVYQVSVEVAAEIGSSIISHEDPQKIVATLHDLPNSPLHQDPNPEKVRVDVRRVNALQIESLGIHAEQVAIAPYCTYQTPEHFFSYRREQEKKVQWSGIVSRD; encoded by the coding sequence ATGCACACCTGGAACTGGCGCAATTGGGAAGAACTGCCTTATCTGACTTGTAGTATCCTCGACGGCTGGGAACATGGTTTCTTTACCCAGCAGTTTTGGCCGCGTTTACCGACAGACTTAACAAAAGTGCTGCAACCAGACGCATTAGTTTATCGCTTGAAACAGGTTCATGGCAATACTGTTCTCACCCCACAAGAAATTGACACACAGTTAAGCAATCTTGGGGATGAGGTTGAGCTAGCATCAGCAGATGGTTTAATTACCGAGCAACCATTGCAAGCTGTGTGGGTCGCCAGTGCTGATTGTACACCTGTACTGATTGGAGATGTCAAAACCGGACAGGTATCAGCAATTCATGCAGGGTGGCGCGGTACTGCCAAAAAGATTGTCCCCTTGGCGATCGCCCGACTGCAAGCACAAGGGAGCAAACTAGAAGATTTGCGAATTGCAATGGGTCCGGCGATCGCAGGTGTTGTTTACCAAGTTTCTGTCGAAGTGGCAGCCGAAATCGGGTCTAGTATTATATCACATGAAGACCCACAAAAGATAGTAGCCACATTGCATGATTTACCCAATTCCCCATTGCATCAAGACCCCAACCCCGAAAAAGTGCGGGTGGATGTTAGGCGGGTAAATGCTTTACAGATAGAAAGTCTCGGTATTCACGCCGAACAAGTGGCGATCGCTCCTTATTGTACCTACCAAACCCCTGAGCATTTCTTTTCTTACCGTCGCGAGCAAGAGAAAAAAGTCCAATGGTCTGGAATTGTCAGTAGGGATTAG